One window of Streptomyces sp. NBC_00273 genomic DNA carries:
- a CDS encoding TetR/AcrR family transcriptional regulator translates to MRTTGDTRARIVTAATELFRLQGYAASGMKQIVAAADAPYGSAYHFFPGGKAQLGEEVIRTSGAAYLELIADLFSPTQGADPAAVTRDAFTAAAQTLRELDFTDPCPIATIALEVAGTHEGLRLATAEVFASWTDGLAAFYRAGGIAEPAAHETASSVIALLEGAFMLGRAARSTDPVLAASRAATAVVRAAQSGS, encoded by the coding sequence GTGAGAACCACGGGCGACACCAGAGCGCGCATCGTCACCGCCGCGACCGAACTGTTCCGGCTCCAGGGCTACGCGGCCAGCGGTATGAAGCAGATCGTCGCGGCGGCCGACGCTCCGTACGGCTCGGCCTACCACTTCTTCCCCGGAGGCAAGGCGCAGTTGGGCGAGGAGGTGATCCGTACGTCGGGTGCGGCCTACCTGGAACTGATCGCCGACCTCTTCTCCCCGACGCAGGGCGCGGACCCGGCCGCCGTCACCCGCGACGCGTTCACCGCCGCGGCGCAGACCTTGCGCGAGCTCGACTTCACCGACCCGTGCCCCATCGCCACCATCGCGCTGGAAGTGGCCGGCACCCATGAAGGGTTGCGGCTGGCCACCGCCGAGGTCTTCGCCAGCTGGACGGACGGCCTCGCCGCCTTCTACCGCGCCGGCGGTATCGCCGAGCCCGCCGCGCACGAGACCGCGAGCTCGGTGATCGCCCTGCTGGAGGGCGCGTTCATGCTCGGCCGTGCCGCGCGGAGCACCGATCCGGTACTGGCCGCGTCCCGGGCCGCGACGGCCGTCGTCCGCGCGGCGCAGTCCGGGTCGTAG
- a CDS encoding alpha/beta fold hydrolase, with the protein MPEIELSAGVIDFTDTGGDGEVVVLVHGLGFDESVWDQVVRELRPDLRVVVPVLPIGSHRRPMRPDADLSAHGIAALLAEFLERLDLRDVTLVQNDAGTAQLLVGVRDERIGRLVLTSCEALDNYPPGIQGRTLHAASRVPGGLFLLLQSFRVPFLVRMGSSLGGMAQRPIPYALVRRWYRPLLSRRAIRRDLAKFCRSTRKDTYLEAAEKLADFDRPALVAWGAEDRMMPPATGRRLAELLPQGRYVEIPEAGTLVQLDNPGALCAELRRFIRETA; encoded by the coding sequence TTGCCCGAAATCGAACTGAGCGCAGGCGTCATCGACTTCACCGACACGGGCGGGGACGGAGAGGTCGTGGTGCTCGTCCACGGGCTCGGCTTCGACGAGTCGGTCTGGGACCAGGTGGTGCGGGAACTGCGGCCCGATCTAAGGGTGGTGGTGCCCGTACTGCCGATCGGCAGCCACCGCAGGCCGATGCGGCCGGACGCGGACCTTTCGGCGCACGGGATCGCCGCGCTCCTGGCCGAGTTCCTGGAACGCCTCGACCTGCGCGACGTCACCCTCGTCCAGAACGACGCGGGCACGGCCCAGCTCCTGGTGGGCGTGCGCGACGAACGCATCGGCCGCCTGGTGCTCACCTCGTGCGAGGCCCTGGACAACTACCCGCCGGGCATCCAGGGCCGGACCCTGCACGCGGCCTCCCGCGTCCCGGGCGGCCTGTTCCTGCTGCTGCAGTCCTTCCGCGTCCCCTTCCTCGTACGGATGGGGAGCTCGCTGGGCGGGATGGCGCAGCGGCCGATCCCGTACGCGCTGGTCCGGCGCTGGTACCGGCCCCTGCTCAGCCGGCGCGCGATCCGTCGGGACCTCGCCAAGTTCTGCCGCAGCACCCGGAAGGACACCTACCTCGAGGCCGCGGAGAAGCTCGCGGACTTCGACCGGCCCGCGCTGGTCGCCTGGGGGGCCGAGGACCGCATGATGCCGCCCGCCACGGGCCGTCGGCTCGCCGAACTGCTGCCGCAGGGGCGGTACGTGGAGATCCCCGAGGCGGGCACGCTCGTCCAGCTGGACAATCCCGGGGCCCTCTGCGCGGAGTTGCGCCGTTTCATCCGGGAGACCGCCTGA
- a CDS encoding iron chaperone: MKGTQTSTRNTGAATGAAEEQADGFTDAERDAIKQRAQELRAAGRRGPRAATPDPEVEVLAKIAEMEDADRVLAERLHALIRAAAPDLSPKLWYGMPAYAKAGKVLCFFQSAQKFKTRYATLGFSDPARLDEGTMWPTSYALTKLTPADETLIAELIKKAVG, encoded by the coding sequence ATGAAGGGCACGCAGACGTCGACGAGGAACACCGGCGCGGCCACCGGCGCGGCCGAGGAGCAGGCCGACGGGTTCACGGATGCGGAACGGGACGCGATCAAGCAGCGTGCCCAGGAGCTGAGGGCCGCCGGGCGCCGCGGTCCGCGTGCCGCCACGCCGGATCCGGAGGTGGAGGTCCTGGCGAAGATCGCCGAGATGGAGGACGCGGACCGCGTCCTCGCCGAACGGCTCCACGCCCTCATCCGGGCCGCAGCCCCGGACCTCTCCCCGAAGCTCTGGTACGGGATGCCCGCGTACGCCAAGGCCGGCAAGGTCCTCTGCTTCTTCCAGAGCGCGCAGAAGTTCAAGACCCGGTACGCCACCCTCGGCTTCAGCGACCCGGCCCGCCTGGACGAGGGCACGATGTGGCCGACCTCGTACGCCCTGACGAAGCTGACCCCGGCCGACGAGACGCTGATCGCCGAGCTCATCAAGAAGGCCGTCGGCTGA
- a CDS encoding glyoxalase, with amino-acid sequence MASIETLTLEVADTTAAHHFYTAFAPDVQVRLRTSEAPTTGFRGFALSLTVPRPADVDALAGAALEAGATSLKPASKSFWGYGAVVQAPDGTIWKLATSAKRDTGPATGRIDDVVLLLGVADMSASKRFYVDRGLAVARSFGSKYVEFAAPSSPFKVALYGRRALAKDVGVPIDGSGSHRLVIGGAGGPFTDPDGFAWEAAVPATTA; translated from the coding sequence ATGGCCTCCATCGAAACCCTCACCCTTGAGGTGGCCGACACCACGGCCGCCCACCACTTCTACACCGCCTTCGCTCCGGACGTGCAGGTCCGCCTGCGGACCTCGGAAGCACCGACGACCGGCTTCCGCGGGTTCGCGCTCTCGCTCACCGTCCCCCGGCCGGCCGACGTGGACGCCCTCGCCGGCGCCGCCCTGGAGGCCGGCGCCACCTCTTTGAAGCCCGCTTCGAAGTCGTTCTGGGGCTACGGCGCGGTCGTACAGGCCCCGGACGGGACGATCTGGAAGCTCGCGACGTCCGCGAAGCGGGACACCGGCCCGGCCACCGGGCGGATCGACGACGTCGTGCTCCTGCTGGGGGTCGCCGACATGTCCGCGAGCAAGCGGTTCTACGTCGACCGCGGCCTCGCCGTCGCCAGGAGCTTCGGCAGCAAGTACGTCGAGTTCGCCGCCCCGTCGAGTCCCTTCAAGGTGGCGCTGTACGGGCGCCGCGCCCTGGCCAAGGACGTCGGTGTCCCGATCGACGGGTCCGGCTCCCACCGGCTCGTGATCGGCGGCGCCGGCGGGCCCTTCACCGACCCCGACGGCTTCGCGTGGGAGGCCGCGGTACCGGCCACCACCGCCTGA
- a CDS encoding helix-turn-helix transcriptional regulator, with the protein MCRPAWRQALIEASHLKDLARLRRVRDRIDREHARPLDVEELARAADMAAGHLGRQFRLAYGASPYAYLTARRIERATALLRGGDLSVTEVRRAVGCPTPGIFTTRFTELVGTAPDAYPRDGRPNRPYQPNRPNRSGFEKRPPRSQT; encoded by the coding sequence ATGTGTCGTCCTGCGTGGAGACAGGCACTGATCGAGGCGTCGCACCTGAAGGACCTGGCGCGGCTGCGCCGCGTCCGGGACCGGATCGACCGGGAGCACGCCCGCCCGCTGGACGTCGAGGAGCTCGCCCGCGCCGCGGACATGGCGGCCGGGCACCTCGGCCGCCAGTTCCGGCTCGCGTACGGTGCGTCCCCGTACGCCTACCTGACGGCGCGCCGCATCGAGCGCGCGACGGCCCTGCTGCGCGGTGGCGACCTCAGCGTCACCGAGGTCCGCCGCGCGGTGGGCTGCCCGACGCCGGGCATCTTCACCACCCGCTTCACGGAGCTGGTCGGCACGGCGCCCGACGCGTATCCGCGCGACGGCCGGCCGAACCGGCCGTACCAGCCGAACCGGCCGAACCGGTCAGGATTCGAGAAGCGTCCGCCCCGGTCCCAGACCTAG
- a CDS encoding VOC family protein has translation MDISIHMSTLPQDDPDAAVAFYRDVLGFEVRSDVGQGKMRWITVGPADQPGTSILLAPPAVDPGVTEAERRTIAEMMAKGTYGWILLATKNLDSTFEKIQAGDAEVVQEPTEQPYGVRDCAFRDPAGNLIRIQELR, from the coding sequence ATGGACATCAGCATTCACATGAGCACCCTTCCGCAGGACGACCCGGACGCCGCCGTGGCCTTCTACCGCGACGTCCTCGGCTTCGAGGTCCGCAGCGACGTCGGCCAGGGCAAGATGCGCTGGATCACGGTCGGACCCGCCGACCAGCCCGGCACGTCGATCCTCCTCGCCCCGCCGGCCGTCGACCCCGGTGTCACCGAGGCGGAGCGCCGCACCATCGCCGAGATGATGGCGAAGGGCACCTACGGCTGGATCCTCCTCGCCACCAAGAACCTCGACAGCACCTTCGAGAAGATCCAGGCCGGCGACGCCGAGGTCGTCCAGGAGCCGACCGAGCAGCCGTACGGCGTCCGCGACTGCGCCTTCCGTGACCCCGCGGGCAACCTGATCCGCATCCAAGAACTCCGCTGA
- a CDS encoding galactose oxidase early set domain-containing protein: protein MSRIKRRSARRSAPRAARRAARRAAISVLAATAALVTAVPAVAHDGSARPEEKAALGAEHAQEHTKVREQLLKLGGYSQLARIDSLNSLTRSQADVNARFHPKAFGQFAEYFQSPDFAAHIAMLPTGKVLLFSFERMETDPTEEPAPTNTLGKANAGRAFLWDPRRGTGAAAFKQVTPPELVVPDGTGEKRPAPFFCAGHAFLPNGMVGVFGGNLGYGGGAGAKLSLVFDPWTESWSVNKDMEVGRWYPSVAAAPDGRLLIMSGHTDQGWGTSTSVIERFPAKSHPVPFEKTLIPKDVPTDTLRVDAPFGTDSDYPHLFTLRDGKVYGLGRHATKQWAFDPVAETRTDLPARPDGVHRGYGSAVPLPAGLRGPDSVLVLGGDRDDPNTYRLTSGGDWEKQQPRAFGRTQDDTLLLPDASLLTVNGAYGIRDYGNGDYNPKSDLKYRQIETRNALGEWKLGPAQRLPRGYHSNAVVLPDGRVMVTGDELQQLANDPKIDDDMNGSIEIFEPAYLHQGSRPALDRAPDGPLRYDTAFTVGTSTPDQVKKAVLLAPTTATHSLNTSQRHLELGIVKRQGNSLRLQAPPSANDVPPGYYMLFLLDENGVPSAAKWVSFR, encoded by the coding sequence ATGTCACGTATCAAGCGCCGATCCGCGCGACGATCAGCTCCCCGAGCCGCCCGCCGCGCTGCCCGCCGGGCCGCGATCTCCGTGCTCGCTGCCACCGCCGCCCTGGTCACCGCCGTCCCGGCAGTCGCGCACGACGGTTCGGCCCGCCCCGAGGAAAAAGCGGCCCTCGGCGCCGAACACGCCCAGGAACATACGAAGGTCCGCGAGCAGCTCCTCAAGCTGGGCGGGTACTCCCAGCTCGCCCGGATCGACAGCCTGAACTCACTGACCCGGTCCCAGGCGGACGTGAACGCCCGCTTCCACCCCAAGGCGTTCGGGCAGTTCGCCGAGTACTTCCAGTCCCCGGACTTCGCCGCCCACATCGCCATGCTCCCGACCGGCAAGGTGCTGCTCTTCTCCTTCGAACGCATGGAGACCGACCCGACCGAGGAGCCCGCACCGACCAACACCCTCGGCAAGGCCAACGCCGGCCGCGCCTTCCTGTGGGACCCGCGCCGCGGCACCGGAGCGGCCGCCTTCAAGCAGGTCACCCCGCCCGAGCTGGTCGTGCCGGACGGCACGGGCGAGAAGCGCCCGGCACCCTTCTTCTGCGCCGGACACGCCTTCCTGCCCAACGGCATGGTCGGCGTCTTCGGCGGCAACCTCGGCTACGGCGGCGGCGCCGGCGCCAAGCTGTCGCTGGTCTTCGACCCGTGGACCGAGAGCTGGTCCGTGAACAAGGACATGGAGGTCGGCCGCTGGTACCCCTCCGTGGCCGCCGCCCCCGACGGCCGCCTGCTGATCATGTCCGGCCACACCGACCAGGGCTGGGGCACCTCCACCTCCGTGATCGAACGCTTCCCCGCCAAGAGCCACCCGGTCCCCTTCGAGAAGACCCTGATCCCGAAGGACGTCCCGACGGACACCCTGCGCGTGGACGCGCCCTTCGGTACCGACAGCGACTACCCGCACCTGTTCACCCTGCGCGACGGCAAGGTCTACGGCCTGGGCCGGCACGCCACCAAGCAGTGGGCCTTCGACCCGGTCGCGGAGACCCGTACGGACCTGCCCGCGCGCCCCGACGGCGTGCACCGCGGCTACGGCTCCGCCGTGCCGCTCCCCGCCGGACTGCGCGGCCCGGACTCCGTGCTGGTCCTCGGCGGCGACCGCGACGACCCCAACACCTACCGGCTCACGAGCGGCGGCGACTGGGAGAAGCAGCAGCCCCGCGCCTTCGGCCGGACGCAGGACGACACCCTGCTGCTCCCGGACGCGAGCCTGCTGACCGTCAACGGCGCCTACGGCATCCGGGACTACGGGAACGGCGACTACAACCCCAAGTCCGATCTGAAGTACCGGCAGATCGAGACCCGCAACGCGCTGGGCGAATGGAAGCTGGGCCCGGCGCAGCGGCTGCCGCGCGGATACCACTCCAACGCCGTCGTCCTCCCGGACGGCCGGGTCATGGTCACCGGTGACGAACTGCAGCAGCTCGCCAACGACCCGAAGATCGACGACGACATGAACGGCAGCATCGAGATCTTCGAGCCGGCCTACCTCCACCAGGGCAGCCGCCCGGCTCTCGACCGCGCCCCCGACGGACCGCTGCGGTACGACACCGCCTTCACCGTGGGAACCTCCACGCCCGACCAGGTCAAGAAGGCCGTCCTGCTGGCCCCGACCACGGCGACGCACTCGCTCAACACCAGCCAGCGCCACCTGGAACTGGGCATCGTCAAGCGGCAGGGGAACAGCCTGCGCCTGCAGGCACCGCCCTCGGCCAACGACGTCCCGCCCGGCTACTACATGCTCTTCCTGCTGGACGAGAACGGGGTACCGAGCGCGGCCAAGTGGGTCTCCTTCCGGTAG
- a CDS encoding MarR family winged helix-turn-helix transcriptional regulator, with protein MTKHEPATDEELLDAVGPAMGKLRRSSLLEVENPISQKDLSRTLVLNIVLEAEQGDGREITVGAVAEYLAVDPSVASRMVSDSISAGYLVRAASQQDGRRTILHLSPEGRDMMDRFRRHQRAAFEYVTADWSERDRLDFARLMLRYVDAQNALRHR; from the coding sequence ATGACGAAGCACGAGCCGGCGACCGACGAGGAACTGCTGGACGCAGTGGGCCCGGCGATGGGGAAACTGCGGCGCTCCTCGCTCCTGGAGGTCGAGAACCCGATCTCGCAGAAGGACCTCAGCCGCACCCTGGTCCTCAACATCGTCCTGGAGGCCGAGCAGGGGGACGGCCGCGAGATCACCGTCGGCGCCGTGGCCGAGTACCTGGCCGTCGACCCCTCGGTGGCCAGCCGCATGGTGTCCGACAGCATCTCCGCCGGCTATCTCGTCCGCGCCGCCTCCCAGCAGGACGGCCGCCGCACGATCCTCCACCTCAGCCCCGAGGGCCGGGACATGATGGACCGCTTCCGGCGCCACCAGCGCGCGGCCTTCGAGTACGTGACGGCCGACTGGAGCGAGCGCGACCGCCTCGACTTCGCCCGCCTCATGCTGAGGTACGTCGACGCCCAGAACGCGCTGCGCCACCGCTGA
- a CDS encoding NAD(P)H-binding protein, which translates to MTILITGARGKVGRAVIDRLHSAGLPVRAASARPAELTVPAGVETAELVLDRPETFAAALRGVRQVFLYPQPAGIHDLIEAAEAAGVEHVVLLSSSSVLAPDAEDDPLASHSLKVERALADSGLTCTFLRPDAFASNSLGWAWPVGRSMPVQLAYPDAQIAPIHPEDIADIAALALTGDSLTGRALTLTGSESLSFREQLAVLSETLGRTIPVERITRAEAEEQMGRHMPAPMVSSLLDLWEAADHGPAALGETTESLLGVPARTYRQWARENADAFTAR; encoded by the coding sequence ATGACCATCCTCATCACCGGCGCGCGCGGCAAGGTCGGCCGGGCCGTCATCGACCGGCTGCACTCCGCCGGTCTCCCCGTCCGGGCCGCCAGCGCCCGCCCCGCCGAACTGACCGTCCCGGCCGGCGTCGAGACCGCCGAGCTCGTCCTGGACCGGCCCGAGACCTTCGCCGCCGCACTCCGCGGCGTCCGCCAGGTCTTCCTCTACCCGCAGCCCGCCGGCATCCACGACCTGATCGAGGCCGCCGAAGCCGCCGGGGTCGAGCACGTCGTCCTGCTGTCCTCGTCCTCGGTGCTCGCCCCGGACGCCGAGGACGATCCGCTCGCGAGCCACAGCCTGAAGGTCGAGCGCGCCCTCGCCGACTCCGGTCTGACCTGTACGTTCCTGCGCCCCGACGCCTTCGCCAGCAACTCGCTGGGCTGGGCCTGGCCCGTCGGCCGGTCGATGCCGGTCCAGCTCGCCTACCCGGACGCGCAGATCGCGCCCATCCACCCCGAGGACATCGCCGACATCGCCGCCCTGGCCCTGACCGGGGACTCCCTCACCGGCCGCGCGCTCACCCTGACCGGCTCCGAGTCGCTCTCCTTCCGCGAGCAGCTCGCCGTCCTCTCGGAGACCCTCGGCCGCACCATCCCCGTCGAGCGCATCACCCGTGCCGAGGCGGAAGAGCAGATGGGCCGGCACATGCCCGCCCCGATGGTGTCCTCGCTGCTCGACCTGTGGGAGGCGGCCGACCACGGCCCCGCCGCCCTCGGCGAGACCACCGAGTCCCTGCTCGGCGTACCCGCCCGCACCTACCGGCAGTGGGCCCGCGAGAACGCGGACGCCTTCACCGCCCGCTGA
- a CDS encoding MarR family winged helix-turn-helix transcriptional regulator, translated as MKPIGYWLNRTDQALTASMDAALADFGLTRLGWQVLNAVKDDPKATDSAVQTALAVGADTAALHSAVASLLTGGWVIRPRPEGLALTDDGRARLGEVARRVADFRELSAKGITREEYVTAVTVLERMTRNLTEPRDGSAARP; from the coding sequence ATGAAGCCCATCGGCTACTGGCTCAACCGCACGGACCAGGCCCTGACCGCGTCGATGGACGCCGCGCTGGCCGACTTCGGCCTCACCCGGCTCGGCTGGCAGGTGCTCAATGCCGTCAAGGACGACCCGAAGGCCACCGATTCCGCTGTCCAGACCGCCCTGGCCGTGGGCGCCGACACCGCCGCGCTGCACTCGGCCGTCGCCTCGCTGCTCACCGGCGGCTGGGTGATCCGCCCGCGGCCGGAGGGCCTCGCCCTGACCGACGACGGCCGCGCCCGCCTCGGCGAGGTGGCCCGTCGCGTGGCCGACTTCCGCGAACTGTCGGCGAAGGGGATCACCCGCGAGGAGTACGTCACCGCCGTCACCGTCCTGGAGCGCATGACCCGCAACCTCACCGAGCCGCGGGACGGGTCTGCGGCTCGACCGTGA